Within the Solwaraspora sp. WMMA2056 genome, the region GTGTGATGTTGCCGATCGGCGACTGTTGATTCAAACGTCACGGCGTCGCGGCGACATTCCCGTCCCGGCCGGGCGTGGCTCACGTCACGCCGTGCGTCCCGGTCACCCTACCTGGGTCGAGTATCGGGTGTCCGCGCCGGCGGCAGGCACCCCACAGCGGGATCCGCTGACCCAGATCCAGGCGGCACCGGCACTGTCGGTGAACGAGATGACCAGCGCCGGGGCGCCTTCGAAGAGTGCGAGGTCGACCACGCCGACGCCGAGCGCGCCGGTGCCGTGCTCGGCGGTGACGCTCGCCAGGCAGTCGGCCAGCGCGGCCTGGTCGGTGAAACGGCCGAGGGCGGCCGACGGGGTCGGCTCCTCCTGCAGGACGACATCGTCCGGGCTCTGCTGCGTGTAGTCCTCGCCGGCGCGGCCCACGGCCGCCTCGACTGCCGGTGCGAGCGTCGCACGCTGGTAGTCGTTCCCCGAGGCCAGGATGCGCGGCGCGGTGGGGGCACCGGGCTCCATCATCGTGTTCGGCGACCCCTCCTGCTGAGCGGACTCCACCCCGCCGGCGCTGTCCGGCGCGCCGCCGGCCGTGGTGCTGGCCTCGTCGGTGAAGCCGCCGCCGAGCAACTGCTGCAGACCGAGGCCGGCGAGCGCGGCAGCAGCTGCGGCGACCGCGACCGGGGTGGCGTACCGCTGCCACCGGCGGCGCCGACCGTCCCGGCGGGTGCGGTCGCGGCCGGTCGCGCTGGTGATCTCCACCGGCGGTGCCAGGTGGTCGGCTGCCGTACCGGTGCGGTCGGCCAGCGGTGCCGCAACCATGGCCGGTACGGCGGCGGGAAGGGGCTCGGCGGCGAGCGCCGCGGTGATCCGGTCGGCGACGCCCTGCGGCATCGGCTCTGCCTGACTGCCCCACTCGGCCAGCGTCGACTGGACCAGGCGGGAGGCGTCGACCAGCTCGTCGTGGGCGGTCCGCCAGGCCGGGTGCTGAGCGATCAACCGGTCCACCACGACCTGGTCCGGGGTGCCGTCGAGCGCCCCACCGACATAGTCGGCGAGCAGGTCCCGATCGACCTCGGCGAACCGGTCGGCGGTCACCGTTCCTCCTTGGCGCTGTCGCCGCGTGCGGACCCTGATGGGACGTCGTCGAGTCGGCTGGGGTTCCGTGGCGTGAGCGAGGGCACTGGCCCGCAGGGCGGTGCGACAGCGACGTCCGCCCGGTGCGGGCGGAGATGTCCGAGTAGTCCGGCGAGGCGCGCCCGCCCACGGGCGCAACGGCTCTTGACCGTGCCCTCGGCGACGCCGAGCAGCACCGCGACCTCAGCGACCGGATAGCCCTGCACGTCGACCAGGATCAACGCGGCCCGCTGCTCCACCGGCAGTTCGGCCAGGGCCTGCCGGACGACGAGCGCGGTGTCGTGGTCGACCGCCGGTGCGGCCGGTTCGACGCCACGTACCCCGTCGTCGTCGTCGTGGCTGCCGTCGGGCAGTGGGACCGTCGGATGGGTCCGCCGCCGCCGCAGCCGGTCCAGGCAGGCGTTCACGACGATCCGGTGCAGCCAGGTGGTGACCGCGGAGTCACCGCGGAAGCGGGCAGCCCCCCGGTGCGCCGACAGCAGCGCGTCCTGCAGCGCGTCGGCGGCTTCCTCCCGGTCCCCCACCGTCCGCAGCGCCACGGCCCAGAGCCGGTCCCGGTGCCGGTTCACCAGCTCGGCGAACGCCTCCGGATCGCCCTCGACGTGCGCCCGGAGCAGTTCGTCGTCGCCGAGGTCAGCCCGGCGTTCGGTCATGGCCCCTCTACCGTTATCTCCTGGACGCCAATCTGGTACTTCTCGCCGCCGATCGGCGGGAGCTTGGTGATCCACACCATGAGGTACTGGTACGTCTCGTCGGGCGAGAAACCGCTGAAGGTCAGGGTCGCGCCGTCGGCGTTCTCGAACGGTTCGCCGATGCGTTGGGTGAAGGTGTCGACCACCTCGTTGTCGCCGTCCCGGCTCGACCCGGGGTCGGCCGGGCCGACCAGCAGCTCGGCGGAGCTGCCGGAGGCGGAGAGTTCCACCCGGACGCTGGTCACCGACCGGGGCTCCTGCAGGTCGATCAGCACACCCATGCCCCGCTTGAGGTTGCCGAAGTTCGGGTTGCGCTCGTAGGCGTCGGTCAACCAGCCGGTGCTGGTGTCCCCGTCGACCGTGGCCTCGGCACCGTCGAGCTCGTCGCGGGCCCCGTCGGCGTCGACGATGCGCACCTGGTCGGCGGTGAGCGGGATCGGCTTGGGCGGTGCCGGGGCGGCGGTCTCCCCGGTGCCGGGCGTCGCGCTGGTCTGGGTCTGCGGTGCGGGTGACTGGCCGTCGCCGCCGTCACCGTCGCCGCCGAGGGCGCTGATGCCGAAGAAGAGCCCGATCACCGCGATCACGACCAGGCCGGCGATGCCCGCCGCGATCTTGCGCCGGGAGGCCTGCGCCGGCTCGCTGGGATCGTCGGCCGACGCGGTGAACCGCAGCGGGCCGACGCTGTCGAGGTAGTGCTCCTCGGTGGCCGCGTCGAGCCGGCTCAGCTCGGCCGCGAGCACCTCGGACGAGGGCAGCGCGAGGCGCGGGTCGAGCAGGTCCATGGTCAGGTCGTCGACGTACGCCGGCACGCCGGGACGCAGCTGCCGGGGTGCGACCACCGCACCGGTGGTGTCGCGGACCGCGTCCGGCAGGGCGGTGACGCCCGCCTCGTGATGTGGCCAGTGGCCGGTCATCGCGAAGTAGAGCACCCCGCCGATGGCCCGGATGTCGGTCTCGTAGGTGTCGGAGCTGTCGGCACGGGCATCGGCGAGGACCACCCGACCGTCGTGGCCGATCATCACGGTGCCCGGGTGGATGTTGCCGTGCACCATGCCGGTGGCGTGCACCGCCGCGATCGCCGAGGCGACCGAGTGGGCGATCATCGTCGCGCGGGCGGCGTCGAGCGGCCCGGCGGCCGCGATCACCTCACGCAGGGAGTCGCCGTCGACCCACTCGCGGACCACGTACGCCCGCTGACCTTCGTCGATCGCGTCGTAGACGCCGACGAGGTTGGAGTGGATGACCCGACTGGCCCGTACGGCCGCCTGCAGCATCTCCATCGCGGAGTCGCCGCCGGGGTAGCGCAGCACGACCGCGACCGGACGACGGAGCACCACGTCGACGCCACGCCAGACCTGCCTACCGGCGCTGTCGTCGTTGACGTGCGCAGCCAGCTGGTACCGCTCGGCGAGGATCTCGCCGACGGTTGGCGCTCCGAAGGCCATCATCGGCGGACTGACCTCGTCCGCCTCTTGGCCTTCGCCGACCTGGGTCACCCGTCCTCCCTTGTTGATCGTCCGGTCCTTGTTGATCGTTTCGGTCGAACGGCCGCGCCGCTGCTCGCACAGTGTCTGTCGCTGCCCGCGCGGGTGCCGGTGGGACGTTGCTTCCTACGATAGATGTCGCACGCACCCGTCCAGAGCGACCTTACCTGTGTTCCGCGACGACCAACATGCCAGCTTCCCGCAGCACCTCGGGGCTCGCCCGCACTGCCCACCGGGCCGCTGCGGCCATCTGGGCCAGGCCGACCCACCGGACCGCGATCATCCGCATAACCTCTGCGGCTGATAATACGTTGTACCGCCCGGACGGGCTCGGGCTGACCGACGAGGTCCGGACACCGCCCGTAACGAGGATCTTGTTCCTGAGTTATCCACAGCCTCTGACCTGCTGTCGAGCGTGATAGCCGAAGTTATCCACAGGTTGGTCCACAGGGCGTGGGTACGCCGTACCGCTGTGGAGTCGCCGGCGGTCTCAGCGCCCCAGCCGGCGGCGCACCATCGACAACAGGTCGCTCACCTCGCGGATCCGCAGCACCACGGCGAGCCCGAGATAGACCAGCCCGATCACCGCGCCGCCCACGAACAACTGGACGAAGGCCATGATCTGACTGGGCGAGTCGCCACCCGGCAGCACGAACAGCACCAGCCACCCGGCCAGCGCGGCACCGACCGCCGCCAACGCCACCTTGCCGAAGGTGACCATGATGGCGCCGAACCCGATCCGGCCGACCCGCCGACGGACCAGCCAGGCCGACAGCACCGCCGCCGCCAGGTACGACACACCGTTGCCGATCATCAGCCCGGCCGCCGCGAACTGCACCGACAACGCGGCGAACAGCCCGATCTGCACCAGCACCCGCAAGCCCACCACCGGGATGTTGATCAACGCCGGGGTCCGGGTGTCCGGCAGCGCGTAGAACGCGAAGGTGAACAGCTGACTGACCGCGAACGGCACCAGGGCCAGGGCGGCGGCGAGTAGCACCACCGAGGTGGCGGTGGCCGCCTCCGAGCTGAAGGCGCCGTACCGGAACAGGGCGAACGACACCGGCGTGGCCAGCACCGCGTAACAGACCGCGATCGGTGCGAGCACCGCGGTCACCGTGCGGGTGCCGCGCGACAGGTCGGCCGCGACGTCGTCGAGCCGGCCGTCGGCGGCGGCACTGCTCATCCGGGGCATCAGCGCGGTGATCACCGAGACCGCGATGATGCCGTGCGCCATCATGAGCAGCAGGAACACGTTGTTGTAGATCAGCGGGCCGGCCTTGTCCTCGTCGCCGGCACGGTTGAGCAGGTTGAAGAGCACCACCAGGCCGAGCTGACTGACCGCGACGTAGCAGAACATCCAGGCACCGAGCCGGCCCAGCTCGGCCAGCCCCAGCTGCCGGAAGTCGAACCGCCACCGCCACCGGAACCCGACCTTGCGCAGGGCCGGGACCAGGCCGGCTGCCTGCACGACGACGCCGAGCAGGGTGCCGCCGCCGAGCAGCACGATCCGACCCGCCGTCATCTCCTCGGGGCTGACGATCCGGGCACCGAAGACCGCGATGTACGTGCCGAGGGTGGCGATCACGACCAGGTTGTTGAGGATCGGCGCCCACATCGGGGCGGCGAAGTGCCCCCGGGTGTTGAGCAGCGCGCTGACCAGCGCCGACAACCCGGTGAAGAAGATCATCGGCAACATCAGGTACGACAGCAGCGTGACCAGCCGCCGGAACTCGCCGGTGGTCTCGTCGCTGGAGTACAGGATCGTCAGCAGCGGTGCCGCCGCCATCGCGACCAGCGTCGCCACCGCGAGCGCGAGCACCGCCAAGGTGAGCAGCCGCTGCGCGTACGCCTGCCCCTGGTCGGCGTCCGACTTGCGCCGCCGCATCAGCACCGGCACCAGAACGCTGGTCAGGATGCCGCCGAGCAGGAACTCGTAGACCATGCCGGGGAAGATCTGCGCCGTGGTGTAGGCGTTGCCGACCAACGCACCACCGAGGGCGGCGGTCAGCACCAGGGTGCGCAGGAACCCGGTGCCCCGGCTGACCAGGCTGCCCAGCGCCATGACCGCGCTGTTGGTGGCCGCGCTGCCGCCGCCGTTCGGATCCGCCTCGGCACCGCCGGGCCGGTCACCCGGCACGTCCGGACCGGCGGCACCGGTGAGCACCGTCGGCGGCTCGGCCGGCGGCGCCGACGCCTCCACCAGCGGCTGCCCGCCCGGACCGACCGAGATGACCGTGGCACCGTCCGGATCCGGGCCGCCCCGGCCGGGGCCGGCGTTCGCGCTCCGGTACAACCCGTTGCCCATCGGACCTCCACCCCGTCGGTACGCCGGAATCGCCACGCCGGATGCCGGCACGAGCCTATCGGCCGTCGTCGTCGGCCGGGACGATGCCCGACAGTGCGTCGACCACCCAGGCCGCCTCGGCCGGCACCACCGGCGCGGTCAGCGCGTCCAGCAGGGTCGGATGGTCGCAGCCGGCGTCGGCCAGTGCCCGGCCGAGCGCCGGGACCGCCGCCGGGTCGCCGGACTCGCGGACCCGCTGCAGCAGCGGAGCGATCCGCGGTGCCCGCCGCCAGGGCGCGTCGAGCAGCCGCCGGTGCCGGGCGGCCGCCCGGCGGACGAGTTCGGCGACGTCGTCGAACGGGAACGACTCGGCGCCGAGGGTCCGCAGTGGCGTACCGCCGCCGTCGGCAGGCCCGGCCGCCACCCAGCCCCAGCCGGCCGCGTACCGCCAGTGCACCCCACCGGTGTGCGCCAGATGGTCGCCGACCTGTCGGGCCACCGCGTCGTCGTCGAAGATCCGCGGGTCGTCGGCGACTGGCGTCGGCCACCAGCGGGGATCGTCGAACAGCGCCAGCGGCGGCTGGTCCGGACCGGCCGCGGGCATCTGCTCCGGCTCCGGGTCGGCCGACCGGGACAGCCCGCGAAGCGCGGTGGCCAGCATGGTCGCCGGCCGGTCCGGCGCGGCCATCCGATCGGCGGCCACCTGGTCGGCGGCCACCTGGTCGTCCGCCGACGCGTACCGGTGCAGCAGCGCCACCAGCAGCCCAGGGTGCCGCCACTGCGGGTCGTCCAGGGCGAGCAACTGACCGATCAGGTTCAGCTCCGCCCAGCGCAACACGGTCGGGTACGGCCGGCCCGGGTCGGTGCGGGCCAGCGGCAGCGGCTCGGTGGCCCCCGGCTGACGCAGCCCGAGATGACACTCGCCGTACGCCAGGTCGATCTCCAGCACCAGCCCGTAGCCGCCGGCCACCGGCACCGACACCCGCAGCTCGGCGTGGTGTCCGGGCACCGGCTCGCCGGCCGGCGGCAGGTACGCCGCCCAGAACGCCGGATCGGTGGTCAGGCCGCGCAGGCTCTCGGGAATCGACACGGTGGTTCATCCTGCCCGCCGGCTGCCGGGGCGGCCACAGCGGATAGTCTGGCGGTCCCATGTCCGAGACCTCCGCGCCCCGCGCCACCGATGCCCGTACCAGCACCGATGCCCGCACCAGCACCGACTCCCGTACCGTCGTGCAACGCAACGCCGTCGCCGAATTGCTGCGGGTGTCACCCGTCGCCGACGAGCTGGGCCGGCGGTTCGTCGCCGCCGGGCACGAGTTGCACCTGGTCGGTGGCTCGGTCCGCGACGCACTGCTCGGGCGCCTCGGCAACGACCTCGACTTCTGCACCGACGCACACCCGGACCAGACCCTGGCGGTGCTCAAGGGCTGGGCGGAGGCGACCTGGGAGACCGGTCGCGAGTTCGGCACGATCGGCGCCCGACGCGGCGGCCTCACCCTGGAGATCACCACGTTCCGGGCGGAGGCCTACGACGGGGTGACCCGCAACCCGGTCGTCGCCTACGGCAACGATCTCGGCGACGACCTGCGGCGGCGTGACTTCACCATCAACGCCATGGCGGTCAGCCTGCCCGACCACGATTTCACCGACCCGTACGGTGGCATCGCCGACCTCGCCGCGAAGATCATCCGGACACCCGGCACGCCGCAGGAGTCCTTCGGCGACGACCCGCTGCGGATGCTGCGGGCCGCCCGGTTCGCCGCCCAGTTGCGGTTCGCCGTGCACCCCGACGTCCGTACGGCGATGAGCACGATGGCCGCCGACCTGGACCGGATCACCGCCGAACGGATCCGTGACGAGTTCACCAAGCTGCTCTGCGGCGCCGACCCGGTCGCCGGTCTGCGGCTGCTGGTCGACGCCGGACTCGCCGACCGGTTCCTGCCGGAACTGTCCGGCCTGCGGCTGGAGATCGACGAACACGCCCAGCACAAGGACGTGTACGAACACACCCTGACGGTGGTGAACAACGCCGTCCGGCTGGAGGACGACGGCTGTGACTTCGTGCTGCGGATGGCCGCGCTGATGCACGACATCGGCAAGCCGGCGACCAAGGCCGTCGGACCGGACGGCCGGGTCAGCTTCCACCACCACGAAGTCGTCGGTGCCCGGCTGACCCGGCACCGGATGAAGGCCATGCGCTACCCGAAGGAGACCACCGCCCAAGTGGCCAAGCTGGTCGGCCTGCACCTGCGGTTCTACGGGTACGGGCGGGGCGAGTGGACCGACTCGGCGGTCCGGCGCTACGTCACCGACGCCGGTGACCTGCTGGCCCGACTGCACAAGCTGACCCGTTCCGACTGCACCACCCGCAACCGGCGCAAGGCCGCCGGGCTCGCCGCCGACTACGACGCGCTGGAGGAACGGATCGCCCGGATCCAGGCCGACGAGGACCTGGCCCGGGTGCGACCGGATCTCGACGGCAACGCGATCATGGAGTTGCTCGGCGTACCGCCGGGGCCGATCGTCGGCCGGGCCTGGCGGCACCTGAAGGAGCTGCGGTTGGAGCAGGGCCCACTCGACCGGGACGCGGCCGAGGCGGAACTGCTGCGCTGGGCCCGTGCCGAAGGAATCGGGCCGGCCACCGACTAGCGTCGACCACACTGCCGGCGACAGGGCCCCGGGGAGGTCGGATGCAGCCGTACCCGCCACCGTCCGGACCACTCCCGTTCCCGCCGCCGGCCGGCG harbors:
- the sigM gene encoding RNA polymerase sigma factor SigM yields the protein MTERRADLGDDELLRAHVEGDPEAFAELVNRHRDRLWAVALRTVGDREEAADALQDALLSAHRGAARFRGDSAVTTWLHRIVVNACLDRLRRRRTHPTVPLPDGSHDDDDGVRGVEPAAPAVDHDTALVVRQALAELPVEQRAALILVDVQGYPVAEVAVLLGVAEGTVKSRCARGRARLAGLLGHLRPHRADVAVAPPCGPVPSLTPRNPSRLDDVPSGSARGDSAKEER
- a CDS encoding CCA tRNA nucleotidyltransferase yields the protein MSETSAPRATDARTSTDARTSTDSRTVVQRNAVAELLRVSPVADELGRRFVAAGHELHLVGGSVRDALLGRLGNDLDFCTDAHPDQTLAVLKGWAEATWETGREFGTIGARRGGLTLEITTFRAEAYDGVTRNPVVAYGNDLGDDLRRRDFTINAMAVSLPDHDFTDPYGGIADLAAKIIRTPGTPQESFGDDPLRMLRAARFAAQLRFAVHPDVRTAMSTMAADLDRITAERIRDEFTKLLCGADPVAGLRLLVDAGLADRFLPELSGLRLEIDEHAQHKDVYEHTLTVVNNAVRLEDDGCDFVLRMAALMHDIGKPATKAVGPDGRVSFHHHEVVGARLTRHRMKAMRYPKETTAQVAKLVGLHLRFYGYGRGEWTDSAVRRYVTDAGDLLARLHKLTRSDCTTRNRRKAAGLAADYDALEERIARIQADEDLARVRPDLDGNAIMELLGVPPGPIVGRAWRHLKELRLEQGPLDRDAAEAELLRWARAEGIGPATD
- a CDS encoding protein kinase family protein, with the protein product MTQVGEGQEADEVSPPMMAFGAPTVGEILAERYQLAAHVNDDSAGRQVWRGVDVVLRRPVAVVLRYPGGDSAMEMLQAAVRASRVIHSNLVGVYDAIDEGQRAYVVREWVDGDSLREVIAAAGPLDAARATMIAHSVASAIAAVHATGMVHGNIHPGTVMIGHDGRVVLADARADSSDTYETDIRAIGGVLYFAMTGHWPHHEAGVTALPDAVRDTTGAVVAPRQLRPGVPAYVDDLTMDLLDPRLALPSSEVLAAELSRLDAATEEHYLDSVGPLRFTASADDPSEPAQASRRKIAAGIAGLVVIAVIGLFFGISALGGDGDGGDGQSPAPQTQTSATPGTGETAAPAPPKPIPLTADQVRIVDADGARDELDGAEATVDGDTSTGWLTDAYERNPNFGNLKRGMGVLIDLQEPRSVTSVRVELSASGSSAELLVGPADPGSSRDGDNEVVDTFTQRIGEPFENADGATLTFSGFSPDETYQYLMVWITKLPPIGGEKYQIGVQEITVEGP
- the murJ gene encoding murein biosynthesis integral membrane protein MurJ codes for the protein MGNGLYRSANAGPGRGGPDPDGATVISVGPGGQPLVEASAPPAEPPTVLTGAAGPDVPGDRPGGAEADPNGGGSAATNSAVMALGSLVSRGTGFLRTLVLTAALGGALVGNAYTTAQIFPGMVYEFLLGGILTSVLVPVLMRRRKSDADQGQAYAQRLLTLAVLALAVATLVAMAAAPLLTILYSSDETTGEFRRLVTLLSYLMLPMIFFTGLSALVSALLNTRGHFAAPMWAPILNNLVVIATLGTYIAVFGARIVSPEEMTAGRIVLLGGGTLLGVVVQAAGLVPALRKVGFRWRWRFDFRQLGLAELGRLGAWMFCYVAVSQLGLVVLFNLLNRAGDEDKAGPLIYNNVFLLLMMAHGIIAVSVITALMPRMSSAAADGRLDDVAADLSRGTRTVTAVLAPIAVCYAVLATPVSFALFRYGAFSSEAATATSVVLLAAALALVPFAVSQLFTFAFYALPDTRTPALINIPVVGLRVLVQIGLFAALSVQFAAAGLMIGNGVSYLAAAVLSAWLVRRRVGRIGFGAIMVTFGKVALAAVGAALAGWLVLFVLPGGDSPSQIMAFVQLFVGGAVIGLVYLGLAVVLRIREVSDLLSMVRRRLGR